GCAGCTGCTGGAGAACTGCCAGTAATCCATCTGATAGTAGAAGCTGGGATAGAGCTTCTCTGAAGACGTGGTCTTATACTCCGGATACCAGCAGAGGTACGGTGCAATGGCTCCCTGATCATATTTGATATAGCTGACATACTGTCCCGCGTAGATCATCGGTGTGTAGCCCGCCTCTGCAATGCGCTGGCAAAAAGCAATCGCGCAGGCGGTAGCCATCTCTGGCGTAGTGCCATAGACCCGGTAGGTAGAATCATGCATCTCCCAGTCATAAGCCACAGGTCCATTGATCTCATGGTCCCTTAAGAGGTTAATGACAAAATCGGCCTCCTCAATTGCCTCCTCCACAGTGATGGCCTGTGCGAAGAAATAAACGCCAGTCTCAATGCCGGCAGCCATAGCCCCCTCAATGTTCTGGGCATAAAACGCATCGGCACTGATACCGCCGGTAGAGTAGCCCCTCAGTCCAATCCGCACCATGGCAAAATCCACGCCATCCGCCTTGACAGCTTCCCAGTCAATGGTCTGATTTTCACTGGCCCGGTTCTGATATGCGGACACGTCGATGCCAAACCGCGTATCAAAATCGCTGCCGATATATGCAAGCCGGTCCTCATTCCAATAGAAGTCTCCGTCATAAAGGCGGCTCTTTTCTCTGCCCTCATAAATTGGGATCTGTTGGCCGCCATATGAAAGCGTCTGTCCAGTGGTAGTCCCCGGGGTATAGACCTCGCTGGGCAACATTCCGCCTGTGTTCGGCTCATTGGGGGAAGGGTCCGTTGGCTTCTCTGTGGGCGTAGTGTCTGTAATGGTCGGCTCTACCTGGCTGAAGTTTCGCAGTGTCCCGCCAATCGTCACATTGTTCAGCGTTACGATGCCAACCACCCCGGGCGCTAAAATCAGATCACCGGAAATCGTCATATGATCTAACGTGGCACCCTCAGCACTGCTGATCATCAGGGTGCCGTTCACATCCTGCGAGTAAGTACCGGGTGTTTGTATCAATGTTTGAATCATATTTCCGAAAATATGGACGATCTCCGCCCGGGTAATGGGATCTGTCGGACGAAAGCGGCCATCCGTTGAGTCGTTCAGCCAGCCCCGCGCTGTCATCTCAGCCACTGCTGGAATTGCATATTCAGAAATTTGGTCTGCATCTGTATAGGGCAGCGCAGTTGTGGATGTGGTAATATCAAATGCACGTGCGATCATGGCCACGGCCTGCTGACGGGTGATGCTGTCCGAGGCCAATGCTTTTCCATTGTTTCCCAGATACACGCCAGCGGCGTTGAGTTTGAGAATCTGTTCCTCCCAATAGCTGCCTGTAAGGTCAGAAAAGGTCCCCGCCGGAGACACGCTCTGGAACTGCATAAAGCGGTCCAGGATGCCGGCAAAGGCACCGCGGGTGATGGAGTTGTCTGGTCGGAACGTCCCGTCCTCATATCCCTGGATGATGCCGTACTCCTGGCTCCACTTATTGATGGCTGGCTCTGCCCAGTGCCCAGCTGTGTCCGTAAAGGCTGCGGCCGGAGTCCATATCAGTCCGACGCTCAATGCTCCGGCTGTCAGCCATCCCAGCAGTCGATTCCGCTTCATAGCAATCTCTCCTTGTCGATCTTTGTCGAAGTTTTCAGCAAAAAAAGCGCCGCGCCCGGGCGACGGTGTTATGTTAATTGGTGAATGTTATTATAGCGGAGAATCTTAGGCTGGTCAATAGTCTGGCATCAATTTCCGACGCTTTTCTTCTTGTAGAGATGGAGATGCCCACCCCGGGATATCCAGGGTGGGCGTCTCTTCTACTCCACTGTTACAGATTTTGCAAGGTTGCGCGGCTTATCAATATCGCAGCCCCTCTGCAGCGCCATATAGTAGGCAAACAGCTGCAGCGGTATCACACCCAGCGACGGTTGGAGTACTGGATGTGTATCGGGTACTGCCACGGTGGAATCCGCAGTCTTTTCCATTCGTTCCCGGAAACGCTCCGTGGTGACGGCCAGTACCTCCGCGCCCCGCGCCTTGACTTCCACTACATTGCTCATGGCCTTATCGAACAGAGCTCCGTACAAGCCGAGGGCCACCACCAGCGTCCCCTGCTCAATCAAGGAAATGGTGCCATGCTTCAGTTCACCGGAGGCATAGGCCTCGGAATGGATATAACTGATCTCCTTGAGCTTTAAAGATCCCTCCAGCCCCAGTGCGTAATCCAGGTTTCGGCCGATGAAGAAAATGGAATTGTGGTTAAAATAGCGGGAGGCCAAGTACTGCAAATCCTCCACATGGGTCAGAACCTCTGTCATCTTCTCCGGCAGAGCTTCCATCTCTTCCAGAATCGCATGGTATTCTGCAGGCTCCACCGTCCCTAACAGGTCCGCTAGATACAATCCGATCAAGTCCATGAGCACCAGCTGCGTGGAGTAGGCCTTGGTGGTGGCCACGGCGATCTCCGGCCCTGCCCAAGTGTAGAGAACGTCATCAGCCTCTCTAGCGATGGAGCTCCCCACCACATTGACGATGGCTAACGTGCGCCCCCCCCGGCGCTTTGCCTCCCGCATGGCAGCCATGGTATCTAAAGTTTCACCGGACTGACTGATCACGATCACCAGTGTATTCTCATCTACCAGGGGATCACTATAACGGAACTCCGAGGCAAGGCACACCTCTACTGGCCGCCGCAAAAGTCGTTCCCAATTATACTTACTCACAATCCCAACATGGTACGAGGAACCACAGGCAATCACAAAAATGCGCGAAAAGCGGCGGGCCTCCGCCTCTGTCAGGCAGAGATCATCCAGCACCACGCGTCCATCCCGAATTCGTGGGGAAACCGTTTTGCGGATCGCCTCCGGCTGTTCCAAGATCTCCTTGAACATGAAGTGGGCATGGCCGCCCTTTTCCGCGGCGGAAATGTCCCAGTCCACCTGGCTGTGTTTTTTCTCGACAGGAGACATCTCATCATCAAAGACATCAATGGCCTGCGGCGTCACAACCGCAATCTCCCCGTCGTCCATATAGACGACGTCCCGGGTGTGCTTGATGATGGCGGTCACGTCCGACGCAATATAATTTCCATTCTCCCCAAACCCCAGAATCAAAGGGCTGTCCTTTCTGGCTGCAATCAGGGCATTTGGATAATCGGAACAAATGATTCCCAGTGCATAAGAGCCCTCAATACGCCGCAGGACACGCCCGACCGCTTCCAGCATATTCCCGCACTCGTGATAGTGGAATTCCAACAGCTGGGCCACCACCTCCGAATCGGTATCGGATACAAATGTGACCCCCTGGCGAAGCAAGTGCTCCTTGATTTCCAGGTAATTTTCAATAATGCCGTTATGAACCAATGCAATCTGGCCGTTTTCACTGACATGGGGATGCGCATTGATATCGTTAGGCTCTCCATGGGTCGCCCAGCGGGTGTGTCCGATTCCAAGGGTCCCCTCTAAATCTTTGCCGCCATGGGTCAGCTCCGCAAGAACCTTTAATCGTCCCTTGGCTTTTCTGACTTGTAAGCCACGCGTTTCAGAGCGCACTGCAATACCGGCGGAGTCATAACCCCGATACTCCATGCGCTCCAGGCCGTCCAAAAGAATGGGGGCCGCCTGGTCGCGGCCGGCAAATCCAATAATTCCGCACATAAATATGAAAGATCCTCCTGATTTTTGATATCAAAAGGACAAATGCGCAGTCATTTGTCGCTTTTACTGCAGTCACAGCCCCTCTGTTTTGCAGTCACCCGCATATTTGTCAGCTGTGTCACATGTCTGCAGACATGGAAGAGCATCCGCCGAAACGTTCGATCCTCTCTTCTCCTCGTCGTCCTGCCGCGTTCTTTCCAGCAGGCACTGGCGCTTATGATAGGCGATGCCTATAATCTCCTTTCACCTCTGCGATTTTCATTTATGATAAAACTCCATTGGGAGTCTCATCCGTACATATTTCCGCAGGAAAAGCAGACGCTATCCCAACTGGGGGAATTTCTTTATGATGACTGCTTTCACGCGTACTCTCATCCTGTATTTTCTAATCATGCTGGGTCTGCGGCTGATGGGCAAGCGCCAAATTGGCGAGCTGGAACCCAGCGAACTGGTTCTAACTATGATGATCTCAGATCTGGCCACCGTTCCCATGCAGGATTTTGGGATTCCCTTGCTGGCCGGTGTAATTCCCATTTTAACATTGCTGGCACTGTCCATGCTGCTCAGCCAGCTCTCTTTGTATAATCTCCGCTTTCGCGAACTGACATGCGGCACGCCGGCAGTTTTAATCCGCCACGGGGAGCTGCAGCAGAAAACTATGCAGAAAAATCGCTATACCCTGGATGAGCTTTTAGAAGAACTGCGCGGCCAGGGAATCTCCAGCGTCTCTGAGGTCAAATACGCCATTTTGGAAAATTCGGGTCAGCTTTCCGTCCTGCCCTGGACCCGCAACCAGCCTCCCACCGCCGCACAGATGGGACTGGATATTGAGGATGATGTGACATTGCCTGTGGTCCTCATCAACGATGGGCGCGTTCTGCAAAAGAATCTCACTGCCTGTGGCAAAAATACACAGTGGCTGCAAACGATCCTGAAAGAACACCATCTATCCAAACCAGAGGATGTATTTTTACTGACCTTAGATGAACAGGGCCAAATTGTCTGTGTTCAAAAGGAGGACAACCCATGAAGAAAGCTCTGCTGGTTCCCATTGCGATACTGACAGCAATCTTGGTGCTCTCCCTATGGAATGGCGCCGCCATGGAGTCTCGAACAAGCCGGTGGCGCGACCAAATTCACCGCGCGGGCGTGATGGCGGATGCCGGAGATTGGCTGGAGGCAGAGACCGCCCTTGCCAAGAGCTATACCGATTGGTCCACCTGTCAAACCTATCTCCACATCGTCATGGAGCACGACGCTGTTGATGATGCGGAAGCCATGTACCGTCGGGCAATGGCCTTTGCCGCTGCGGAAGAACCCAGCGAATTCCGAGCAGAGATCGCGGACCTCTCTGATCAGCTGCGCCTGCTGTCTGAAATGGAGCAGTGCAGCATCAAAAACATTCTGTAAAGGAAAATTACTTCTCAGAAAGGAGCTTATTTAACTCAGCCATAAAGGTATCAATATCCTTGAATTGCCGGTATACAGAGGCAAAGCGGACATAGGCCACCTGGTCTACCATCCGCAGTTTCTCCATCACTCGCTCCCCAATGATTTCTGTGCTGATTTCCCGATCCATGGAGTTTTGAAGGTCCTGCTCAATCTCATCCGCAATCTTTTCCAGCTCCGCAAAAGGGACTGGCCGCTTTTCACAGGCACGGATCATACCCCCCAGAACCTTTCTCTTGTCAAAGCTCTGTCGGCTCCCGTCCTTTTTCACCACCACCATAGGTAGACTTTCCACTGTCTCATACGTGGTGAAGCGTTTGCCGCAGGACAGGCATTCCCGCCGCCGCCGGATGCTGGTACCCTCGTCTGCCGGACGGGAATCAATCACTTTGCTCTCGTTATAACTGCAAAAGGGACATTTCATCATGTGACCCTCCCATTCCCAAATGATTCAGTGCGATGTCTCCTTTGGGACAATTATACCACAGCACCACAAAATATGGTATCTCTATTTTTCAATTTTTCAATTTTTTTCTGGCCGCAGGACAGGCCACTCTTTCTTGTTAAACGTATAAATCACATACGGACGATCCCCCAGCTTTCTGACGCTGGCCAGGCAGAACATGGGTGCGAGCGGAAACGGCTTGTGCGGGTCATATGGAACAGCCAGGTGCTGTGTCTCTGCCTCCCGTCTGGTCATGGCTCCCTTCACACCCTGAAGCTGACGGCGAAGCCAGGGTGTGCGGAACAGTCGCTCCGGAAACTCAGCGGCCTCCCAGCTGCTGCCCTCTTCCATAGCGGGACGGGCTTCTCCCCGGATGAGACGGCCTATAGGCCCGGTCATATGGTCGGAAAACCGGCGCCGGATAGACGCCTCTTCTCCATTTGGCTCTAGAATCCCCAGCCGAAGTTCTCCTTCAGCCCCCACGACCCAGGCACACCAGAGTCCCTCCTCGGGGAGATGGCATCTGGCCGTAAACCAGGTGTACAGAGCCTCTCTCTCCACCGTTAATTCTCCAACCGGATTTCCGGCCCATATCAGCGGAAACTTGTCCATGCCTCTGCCACCTCCTAAAAAACCGTCTGTGCCATTCTATGCACAGACGGTTTTTCATATGTCAGGCGATGGAATAGCTCCCCCGCACTAAAAGCTTGGTGGTAGCAGCAGTAGCCTTCACCCCGCGGCCCTCAATCGTCATCATGTACAAATGGTTTTGGGCCAGCGCACCGCCATTGTTCAGTGTTCCGGCCGTGGTCTCGTCAATCAGTCCCGGGCTGGAGGATGCAACGCAAACGGCAGCGCCAACCCGAAGCATGACCTCGCAGCCAATTTCTCCCGTCAGGACTTGTCCGCTGGTAAGAGTCACTACAGTAAACGTACTGGACGTAGAACTCCCCATTGTCCCACCAAGCTGCTGGACAATCTGACTGTTCCTTGCGGCAATTTTCTCATCAACCTTGTTCAGGATTTCTCCCAGGAAGGTATCATTTAGATAACTGAGCGTCACCAGAGGATCATCGCTGCCGCCAGCAACAGCACCTGCTACCGTCACCGTGGCGTTCAGCATCACGCTCAGGACTACCAGCACCACCGCTCGTAAAAACCATCTGTTCTTTTTCATATATGTACCTCTCTATCCTTTGTACCCAAGTCCTTCCGGAGAGTAAACTCCCTCCGGAAGGACTGGTCGTTAAACCAACTGATCGTGTGGTAAGCCAAAACTGACCGCGATGGCCGTGTCAACTTTAGTCATCACATGTTCCTCCACATGACCCAACCGTTCCCGCAGGCGCTTTTTGTCCAGGGTTCGCACTTGTTCCAACAGAACAATGGAATCCCTGCTTAAGCCGCAGCTTTGATCCACAGGAAGGTCGATATGTGTCGGCAGCCGGGCTTTGCCCGTCTGAGAGGTGATGGCCGCCGCAATCACGGTGGGGCTGTAACGGTTCCCGGTGTCGTTCTGGATAATCAGAACCGGCCGGACGCCGCCCTGTTCGCTGCCCACCACCGGGGAGAGATCGGCATAGTAAATATCGCCGCGCTTGACACTCGTATCCACAAAGTTCACACTCCGCCGAAAGAAGTACCCGCCACCGAGGGATCTCTCGGTGAGGCCACTCTCATTCTCCCACGCAGCTCCGGAATTTATACGCCAAAACTCCGGCGTCCTTGCCCCGCTCTATTTTATGCGGGGGACGAAGTGTGTGTCCCTCATGCTTCGACAGCTTTCCGGGCAGGCTCCCCTTCCTGCTGTATGTTTCCTGTCACAGCAGCAGCCGCAGGCTGCGCTCCACCACGGCGCCGTTCTCCATGTACAGCCGCGGCACTCGCTTGCTTACCGCGCAGGTCAGTTCGTATGGAATCGTCCCCAGGATATCCGCCAGCACATCGGCCCGCTGCCGGACGCCGAAAAGTTCCACGGTGTCTCCCACATGGACATCTGGCAGCTCTGTCAGGTCCACCATGGTCATATCCATGCAGATGCGGCCCAGGATGGGAGCTGGTCCTTGATCTGTCTGCACTGCCATACATCCGGAAAGGCCTCGGAACAACCCGTCGGCATAGCCGATAGGCAAAACGCCCACTCTGGTCTTATGGGCGGTACGGAAGGTCCTTCCATAGCTAATGTCCGTCTCCGGGTCAAAGATCTTGATGGTAGAGATGCAGGATTTCAGGGTCATCACAGGCCGCAGCCCCAGCCGGTCCCGGTCAGCTCCCGCACCGTACAGTGCAATGCCAGGGCGGACCATATCCAGGTACATCTCCGGATATCTTGCCAGCGCACCGCTATTGGTGCAGTGGCGAATCTCGAAGGTTCGCCCTCTCCGGGCCAGCGCTTCCAGAACTCTCATAAAGAGTCCAAACTGTTCCTGTGTGTAGTCCTCGCTGGCGGCATCATCCTCGTCTGCAACGGAAAAATGAGTGAAGATTCCCTCCGGCTCCAAGTGCCCCAGCGCACAGGAGGCAGCAATTGCCTCCACACCCCCGTCAAAGTGCTCCCCCCGCACCAAAAAGCCAAGCCGGGACATGCCGGTGTCCACCTTGATATGGACCTTCAATCTGCCGCCGCACTTCGCTGCAGCATCGTCATATGCCTCGGCTTTGGCCTGGGCTGAAACAGTCTGTGTAATGTGATATTGGATCAGCTGAGGCGTCAGCTCCGGCGGAGTGTGCCCCAGCACCAAAAGCGGTGCGCAGATACCGGCGTGACGCAGCTCCCGCGCCTCGTCCAGACTGGACACTGCCAGATAATCCGCCCCCAGCGCCTCCAGCTTGCGGGATATCTGAACCGCACCATGGCCATAGGCATCCGCCTTGACAACTCCCAAATACTTCACGGCTGGGCCGATCTTCTCTCTAGCCTGATGATAATTGTGGGCCAGAGCGTCCAGATCAATCTCCGCCCAGGTCCGCCGTAAAATGGTATCGTCCATGAAAGGATCTCCTTTGTAGATTATGATTCTTCCAGTGTATCATAAAAAGAAAAGCTCGTAAACTCCGCGGTTAAAATAATTTCGCCATCCACGGCAATCTCACCCCGCAGCGGCTTCCCGTCGTCCTGCCGCAGCCAGATGGTGGAGATGATCTTTCCGCTCTGAGTACCACTCTGATCCACACAAAGCCGCATACAGGGCACCTCATTCCAGGTCTCCTCGTTTTCCTCCAGCAGCCAACCGTCCCGTAAAGCGCTCATAAGCCTTGGCAGGCAAGTCGCAGGACTCACCGCCTCCTCGCTGAGAAAGCCAACGTTCAAGCTCGCGTCCTCAAATTCCAGACTCCAGTCTGTGTCGTTGAGAACCGCCCGCACACCGGCAATGGTCTCTGGCTCCAGAACCTCCACTGTGATCTCTCCTCCGGGAACATATTCACATTTCAGCCTGGCCTCCCACTCCAGTCCCTCCTGGTCGCATGTCACCAAGGCCTCCATGGAACAGCCAGCCATGTCATGATAGTGCTCCCGCAGGGAAGCTGCCTCATCTTCGCCTGTTCTGCC
Above is a genomic segment from Pusillibacter faecalis containing:
- a CDS encoding S-layer homology domain-containing protein gives rise to the protein MKRNRLLGWLTAGALSVGLIWTPAAAFTDTAGHWAEPAINKWSQEYGIIQGYEDGTFRPDNSITRGAFAGILDRFMQFQSVSPAGTFSDLTGSYWEEQILKLNAAGVYLGNNGKALASDSITRQQAVAMIARAFDITTSTTALPYTDADQISEYAIPAVAEMTARGWLNDSTDGRFRPTDPITRAEIVHIFGNMIQTLIQTPGTYSQDVNGTLMISSAEGATLDHMTISGDLILAPGVVGIVTLNNVTIGGTLRNFSQVEPTITDTTPTEKPTDPSPNEPNTGGMLPSEVYTPGTTTGQTLSYGGQQIPIYEGREKSRLYDGDFYWNEDRLAYIGSDFDTRFGIDVSAYQNRASENQTIDWEAVKADGVDFAMVRIGLRGYSTGGISADAFYAQNIEGAMAAGIETGVYFFAQAITVEEAIEEADFVINLLRDHEINGPVAYDWEMHDSTYRVYGTTPEMATACAIAFCQRIAEAGYTPMIYAGQYVSYIKYDQGAIAPYLCWYPEYKTTSSEKLYPSFYYQMDYWQFSSSCTVDGIGGRVDGNIQFIPR
- the glmS gene encoding glutamine--fructose-6-phosphate transaminase (isomerizing) → MCGIIGFAGRDQAAPILLDGLERMEYRGYDSAGIAVRSETRGLQVRKAKGRLKVLAELTHGGKDLEGTLGIGHTRWATHGEPNDINAHPHVSENGQIALVHNGIIENYLEIKEHLLRQGVTFVSDTDSEVVAQLLEFHYHECGNMLEAVGRVLRRIEGSYALGIICSDYPNALIAARKDSPLILGFGENGNYIASDVTAIIKHTRDVVYMDDGEIAVVTPQAIDVFDDEMSPVEKKHSQVDWDISAAEKGGHAHFMFKEILEQPEAIRKTVSPRIRDGRVVLDDLCLTEAEARRFSRIFVIACGSSYHVGIVSKYNWERLLRRPVEVCLASEFRYSDPLVDENTLVIVISQSGETLDTMAAMREAKRRGGRTLAIVNVVGSSIAREADDVLYTWAGPEIAVATTKAYSTQLVLMDLIGLYLADLLGTVEPAEYHAILEEMEALPEKMTEVLTHVEDLQYLASRYFNHNSIFFIGRNLDYALGLEGSLKLKEISYIHSEAYASGELKHGTISLIEQGTLVVALGLYGALFDKAMSNVVEVKARGAEVLAVTTERFRERMEKTADSTVAVPDTHPVLQPSLGVIPLQLFAYYMALQRGCDIDKPRNLAKSVTVE
- a CDS encoding DUF421 domain-containing protein codes for the protein MMTAFTRTLILYFLIMLGLRLMGKRQIGELEPSELVLTMMISDLATVPMQDFGIPLLAGVIPILTLLALSMLLSQLSLYNLRFRELTCGTPAVLIRHGELQQKTMQKNRYTLDELLEELRGQGISSVSEVKYAILENSGQLSVLPWTRNQPPTAAQMGLDIEDDVTLPVVLINDGRVLQKNLTACGKNTQWLQTILKEHHLSKPEDVFLLTLDEQGQIVCVQKEDNP
- a CDS encoding DUF4363 family protein → MKKALLVPIAILTAILVLSLWNGAAMESRTSRWRDQIHRAGVMADAGDWLEAETALAKSYTDWSTCQTYLHIVMEHDAVDDAEAMYRRAMAFAAAEEPSEFRAEIADLSDQLRLLSEMEQCSIKNIL
- the nrdR gene encoding transcriptional regulator NrdR, whose protein sequence is MKCPFCSYNESKVIDSRPADEGTSIRRRRECLSCGKRFTTYETVESLPMVVVKKDGSRQSFDKRKVLGGMIRACEKRPVPFAELEKIADEIEQDLQNSMDREISTEIIGERVMEKLRMVDQVAYVRFASVYRQFKDIDTFMAELNKLLSEK
- a CDS encoding type II toxin-antitoxin system PemK/MazF family toxin, giving the protein MDTSVKRGDIYYADLSPVVGSEQGGVRPVLIIQNDTGNRYSPTVIAAAITSQTGKARLPTHIDLPVDQSCGLSRDSIVLLEQVRTLDKKRLRERLGHVEEHVMTKVDTAIAVSFGLPHDQLV
- the alr gene encoding alanine racemase; this translates as MDDTILRRTWAEIDLDALAHNYHQAREKIGPAVKYLGVVKADAYGHGAVQISRKLEALGADYLAVSSLDEARELRHAGICAPLLVLGHTPPELTPQLIQYHITQTVSAQAKAEAYDDAAAKCGGRLKVHIKVDTGMSRLGFLVRGEHFDGGVEAIAASCALGHLEPEGIFTHFSVADEDDAASEDYTQEQFGLFMRVLEALARRGRTFEIRHCTNSGALARYPEMYLDMVRPGIALYGAGADRDRLGLRPVMTLKSCISTIKIFDPETDISYGRTFRTAHKTRVGVLPIGYADGLFRGLSGCMAVQTDQGPAPILGRICMDMTMVDLTELPDVHVGDTVELFGVRQRADVLADILGTIPYELTCAVSKRVPRLYMENGAVVERSLRLLL